A single genomic interval of Syntrophales bacterium harbors:
- a CDS encoding acetyl-CoA acetyltransferase — MAESFKDKVAIIGMGCSKFGENWDMGSEDMVVDATYDALADAGIEMKDIDAAWVGTIGFHGTGTGMTSTGITGAAISMPLKLQYKPVTHVENGCATGTDALRNAAFAVAAKVYDIVLVVGVEKLKDTGFGGLGELAIPPHPVFEGGITAPGMYALAATRYFKKYGLTPEEGKRMLAKVSVKSHYNASRNPRAHLRNVITEEQVINAPVIAWPLGLFDCCGVTDGAAAAILCRAEDAKKFKDDYVLIKGLGLSVGPGQGSIRTDYDFTIWDETVHASKQAYAMAGITNPRKELDLVECHDCFSISEVIAVESMGLCERGKARADIESGAWTQKGEIPVNLSGGLKAFGHPIGASGCREAFEIYQQLLGRAEDKTRRLKNPRMGLVHNQAGLPGKFMCAVAIYGLP, encoded by the coding sequence ATGGCAGAAAGCTTTAAAGACAAGGTTGCAATTATTGGTATGGGTTGTTCCAAATTCGGTGAGAACTGGGACATGGGGAGTGAGGATATGGTGGTGGATGCCACCTATGATGCATTGGCGGATGCCGGGATCGAGATGAAAGATATTGATGCCGCATGGGTGGGCACAATAGGATTTCACGGTACGGGAACCGGGATGACGTCCACAGGGATCACCGGGGCGGCGATCTCGATGCCCTTGAAGCTCCAATACAAGCCCGTCACCCATGTGGAAAACGGATGCGCTACCGGGACGGATGCCCTGAGAAATGCCGCTTTTGCCGTAGCGGCCAAGGTCTACGACATCGTTCTTGTCGTAGGTGTTGAAAAGCTGAAGGATACCGGTTTCGGCGGACTTGGCGAGCTGGCTATACCTCCGCACCCCGTATTTGAAGGGGGTATAACCGCACCCGGCATGTATGCCCTTGCCGCCACGAGATATTTCAAGAAGTATGGACTGACCCCGGAGGAGGGAAAGAGGATGCTGGCCAAGGTCTCGGTAAAGAGTCACTACAACGCCTCCCGAAATCCCCGGGCGCATCTCCGCAATGTGATCACCGAGGAGCAGGTGATAAACGCGCCCGTAATTGCGTGGCCCCTCGGTTTATTCGATTGCTGCGGCGTAACCGACGGCGCGGCGGCGGCTATCCTGTGCCGTGCAGAGGATGCAAAAAAATTCAAAGACGACTATGTCCTTATCAAGGGATTGGGTCTTTCCGTAGGGCCGGGACAGGGAAGCATCAGGACAGATTATGACTTTACCATCTGGGATGAGACGGTACACGCCAGTAAACAGGCATACGCCATGGCAGGAATAACGAATCCCCGGAAAGAGCTCGACCTTGTAGAGTGCCATGACTGTTTCTCCATCTCCGAAGTTATTGCCGTGGAGTCTATGGGGCTCTGCGAGAGGGGAAAAGCGAGAGCGGATATAGAGTCCGGGGCCTGGACCCAGAAGGGGGAGATACCTGTCAATCTCAGCGGAGGGTTGAAAGCCTTTGGGCATCCCATCGGCGCCAGCGGTTGCAGAGAGGCCTTCGAGATATACCAGCAGCTCCTGGGAAGAGCAGAGGATAAGACACGCCGGTTGAAAAATCCCCGGATGGGGCTGGTTCATAATCAGGCTGGTCTGCCGGGAAAGTTCATGTGCGCGGTGGCCATTTATGGTCTTCCTTAA
- a CDS encoding hydroxymethylglutaryl-CoA synthase, with protein sequence MAVGITSYGAYIPMYRMNMQTLARTWGSPAGKGEKAVANWDEDSLTMATESSVDCLNGLDRSTIDGLYFATTTPAYREKQNASIIAKVIDLRRDITTADFANSVRGGTNALKAAIDAVKAGSAKRFLVAAADCRVPAPDSQFERLFGDGSAAFLIGDSDLAVEIEGSASISSEFMDIWKREEDRYVQAWEERFIVTKGYLAHLEEIISIIFKKYKVTPKDFSKVVFYAFDQRRHLEIAKKLGFDPATQLQDSLLSTVGHTGSAQAMMMLVAALEEAKPGDKILFANYGDGADAFILKVCDQIEKIRDRRGIKKNLASRMELSSYGKYLHFRNILDWGRQREPERFGALTMSWRDRSWLLSCHGHKCRQCGTIQFPMQRVCTWCQAKDDFDEVRLSDKKGTLFTYSMDNLATSVDKPTVIAIVNIVGGGRFSTVLTDRDTEKISPDMPVEFTFRRVHEAQGIHNYFWKCRPARA encoded by the coding sequence GTACCGGATGAATATGCAGACATTGGCCCGGACCTGGGGCAGTCCTGCGGGGAAGGGGGAAAAGGCGGTGGCCAATTGGGATGAAGACTCTCTTACCATGGCCACGGAATCTTCCGTTGATTGCCTCAACGGCCTGGACAGGTCAACGATTGACGGCCTTTATTTTGCGACCACCACCCCGGCTTACCGGGAGAAGCAAAACGCAAGCATCATCGCCAAGGTAATTGATCTCAGGAGGGACATCACGACAGCAGATTTTGCCAATTCGGTAAGGGGGGGGACAAACGCTTTGAAAGCCGCGATAGATGCGGTTAAGGCTGGATCGGCAAAAAGGTTCTTGGTTGCCGCAGCCGATTGTCGTGTGCCCGCCCCGGATTCTCAATTCGAGAGGCTTTTCGGCGATGGGTCGGCGGCCTTTCTGATAGGAGATTCCGATCTCGCCGTGGAAATTGAAGGAAGCGCCAGTATCTCGAGTGAATTCATGGATATCTGGAAGAGGGAGGAGGACAGGTACGTCCAGGCATGGGAGGAGAGATTTATCGTTACCAAAGGTTACCTGGCCCATCTTGAAGAGATAATCTCTATCATCTTCAAAAAGTATAAAGTTACTCCGAAGGACTTCAGCAAAGTCGTGTTCTATGCCTTTGATCAGAGGAGGCACCTTGAAATTGCGAAGAAGCTTGGTTTCGATCCCGCCACCCAGTTGCAGGACTCTCTTCTTTCCACGGTGGGGCATACGGGATCGGCTCAGGCCATGATGATGTTGGTCGCCGCCCTGGAAGAGGCCAAGCCGGGGGACAAGATACTCTTTGCCAATTACGGCGACGGGGCGGATGCCTTCATCCTGAAGGTATGCGACCAGATAGAGAAGATCAGGGACAGGCGGGGGATAAAGAAGAACCTTGCATCACGGATGGAACTGTCCTCTTATGGGAAGTATTTACATTTCCGGAACATTCTTGATTGGGGCAGGCAGCGGGAGCCTGAAAGGTTCGGAGCCCTGACCATGTCATGGAGGGATAGGAGCTGGCTCTTAAGTTGTCACGGGCATAAGTGCCGGCAGTGCGGAACCATACAATTCCCTATGCAGAGGGTCTGTACGTGGTGTCAGGCCAAGGATGACTTTGATGAGGTAAGACTGTCGGACAAAAAGGGGACGCTCTTTACTTACAGTATGGATAATCTGGCCACATCTGTAGATAAACCCACCGTCATTGCCATCGTGAACATCGTCGGAGGAGGAAGATTTTCCACTGTTTTGACGGATCGGGACACGGAAAAGATCAGTCCTGATATGCCGGTGGAATTTACCTTTAGAAGGGTTCACGAGGCGCAGGGTATTCACAACTATTTCTGGAAATGCCGGCCGGCAAGAGCATAA
- a CDS encoding enoyl-CoA hydratase-related protein encodes MTYNTLKVDKKNGILIIKINRPQVLNALDSEAFDELEKCFDFAKNDLNTKVIVLTGEGKVFSSGGDMSLLKLISESTPNEIRSIVYRVQRQMGKMVEIEKPVIVAINGAAIGVGLGVALLGDIRIAAENAVLATEFVKVGIIPETGVTYTLARIIGYSKALELVLTARRISGKEAAEIGLVNKAVPLEELEKTTMELASELSSLPAISLGLTKRAMRMGLMGTLEAAFENEATFNSICYATEDHKEAIKAFKEKRAPKFMGK; translated from the coding sequence ATGACATACAACACTCTAAAGGTTGATAAGAAAAATGGTATTCTAATTATCAAGATAAACCGACCGCAAGTTCTTAATGCCTTGGATTCCGAAGCCTTTGATGAATTAGAAAAATGTTTTGATTTTGCAAAGAACGACCTGAATACTAAGGTTATAGTTTTAACAGGGGAGGGTAAAGTCTTTAGCTCAGGTGGAGATATGTCCCTTTTGAAATTGATCTCCGAGTCAACTCCTAATGAAATTCGCTCTATAGTATATAGAGTCCAAAGGCAAATGGGTAAAATGGTAGAAATTGAAAAGCCCGTGATTGTTGCCATCAACGGAGCTGCAATTGGAGTAGGGCTCGGCGTAGCACTTCTGGGAGATATTAGAATTGCTGCTGAAAATGCTGTTCTGGCTACAGAATTTGTCAAAGTAGGTATAATACCTGAAACAGGTGTCACCTATACGCTGGCAAGGATAATTGGCTACTCAAAAGCCCTCGAGTTAGTTTTAACCGCGCGGCGAATCAGTGGAAAAGAAGCAGCGGAGATCGGCCTTGTAAATAAAGCTGTCCCCCTGGAAGAACTAGAAAAAACTACCATGGAACTGGCTTCAGAGTTAAGTAGTTTACCTGCCATTTCCTTAGGTTTAACCAAAAGAGCAATGAGAATGGGGTTAATGGGAACCCTGGAAGCAGCTTTTGAAAATGAGGCTACATTTAATTCAATCTGTTATGCCACTGAAGATCACAAAGAGGCAATAAAAGCTTTTAAGGAAAAAAGGGCTCCCAAATTTATGGGCAAATAG